Proteins found in one Vespula pensylvanica isolate Volc-1 chromosome 10, ASM1446617v1, whole genome shotgun sequence genomic segment:
- the LOC122632217 gene encoding retinoid-inducible serine carboxypeptidase-like has translation MHYSTLTIFIVSCLLSGSLGKKGFGPGEQDWGHVTVRQYSHMFWWLYYTTANVESYYEKPLLIWLQGGPGGSSTSYGNFEELGPLDINLKTRNYTWVKDYNVLFIDNPVGTGFSYVEKPIAYAKTNEQIALDLVECMRGFLKELPTFSNVPTYILTESYGGKMGAEFALVWYKAEKAGTIKSNLKGVGLGDAWISPIDSVMTWAPFLLNTGMIDSNGYKNIDKSAKATRDAVNNGEWLKATTLWSNTENVILQVADNIDFYNILTKLSPFNLRSRNLGKKSPIHIDKDTIYQGLAYRDSRSLGELMNGPVREALGIKNYHGRQSNNVFYMLREDFMKPVVDKVELLLNETDLNVFVYTGHMDLIVDTPGTVLWVETLKWKNTNYWANSNRHSLVSGNIIEGYSKRYNNFGMYWVNRAGHMVPKDNPAAMAIILKDLTENT, from the exons gAAAAAAAGGTTTCGGTCCAGGTGAACAAGATTGGGGACATGTGACTGTTAGACAATATTCACATATGTTTTGGTGGCTTTATTACACCACAGCAAATGTTGAATCATATTATGAAAAACCCTTACTGATATGGTTACAAGGTGGTCCTGGTGGATCCTCGACATCTTATGGAAACTTCGAGGAACTTGGTCCactcgatataaatttaaaaacgagGAATTATACATGG GTTAAAGATTACAATGTATTGTTCATTGACAATCCAGTTGGTACTGGCTTCAGCTACGTTGAAAAACCAATAGCATATgctaaaacgaacgaacaaattgCGCTTGATCTCGTCGAATGTATGAGAGGTTTTTTAAAGGAATTACCTACATTTTCTAATGTTCCTACTTATATCTTAACTGAATCCTATGGTGGAAAAATGGGAGCTGAATTTGCTCTTGTTTGGTACAAG GCAGAAAAAGCAGGTactattaaaagtaatttaaaagGAGTTGGTCTTGGCGACGCTTGGATATCTCCCATCGATTCTGTCATGACTTGGGCACCATTTTTACTTAACACg ggtatgatcgattcgaacggttataaaaatattgataaatcaGCTAAAGCAACGAGAGATGCCGTTAATAACGGCGAATGGTTAAAGGCAACAACTTTATGGAGTAATACGGAAAACGTAATTCTACAAGTTGCggataatatcgatttctatAACATTCTAACGAAATTGTCTCCTTTCAACTTACGTTCCCGAAATCTTGGAAAAAAGTCGCCAATTCATATTGATAaag ACACAATATATCAGGGTTTGGCTTATCGAGATAGTAGAAGTTTAGGAGAACTGATGAATGGACCGGTAAGAGAGGCACttggtattaaaaattatcatgGTCGTCAAAGCAATAACGTGTTCTATATGTTACGTGAGGATTTCATGAAACCAGTAGTTGACAAAG TGGAACTTTTGCTGAACGAAACTGACCTCAATGTGTTCGTCTATACCGGACACATGGATCTCATCGTTGATACACCAG GCACGGTACTTTGGGTCGAAACattgaaatggaaaaatacTAATTATTGGGCTAACTCTAACAGGCATTCATTAGTTTCTGGTAACATTATCGAAGGTTATtctaaaagatataataattttggaatGTACTGGGTCAATAGGGCAGGACACATG GTACCGAAAGACAATCCTGCAGCCATggcaattatattaaaagatttaacaGAAAATACAtga